From Emcibacteraceae bacterium, the proteins below share one genomic window:
- a CDS encoding NAD(P)/FAD-dependent oxidoreductase, with protein MMNYDVVIVGGGAAGLMCAIEAGKRGRRVIVLEKGKKVAGKIRISGGGRCNFTNIHTTAANFQSANPHFAKSALKRYGPNDFISLVEKHEIAYHEKTLGQLFCDNSAQDIIDMLLEECAKAEVVIKTSVTVEAIEKKDSFIIRTEEGEISCQSLVIATGGPSIPKMGATGWGYDVARQFKLKIVDPVPALVPLTFGEAFIFDFRKLSGVSVDVRVQCGKVSFDEALLFTHRGLSGPAILQISSYWRSGQDIIINLAPGRDVFESLKDAKQKHPKQDLSTALSGFLPKRLAIYLTEHTGIDGMLTDLSHKKLETVAELVNSWRISPKGTEGFATAEVTRGGVSTDELSSKTMEAAKVSGLYFIGEVVDVTGHLGGYNFQWAWASGHAAGQYV; from the coding sequence ATGATGAACTATGATGTGGTCATTGTCGGCGGCGGGGCTGCGGGCCTTATGTGCGCGATCGAGGCCGGGAAACGTGGCCGTCGTGTGATTGTGCTTGAAAAAGGGAAAAAAGTGGCCGGGAAAATCCGAATTTCCGGCGGGGGACGCTGCAATTTTACCAATATTCATACAACAGCCGCCAATTTCCAGTCGGCCAATCCACACTTTGCCAAATCGGCGCTCAAACGATATGGTCCGAATGATTTTATTTCGCTTGTTGAAAAGCACGAGATTGCGTATCACGAAAAAACGCTGGGCCAGTTATTCTGCGATAACAGCGCGCAGGATATTATTGATATGCTGCTGGAAGAATGTGCAAAGGCGGAAGTGGTGATTAAAACATCCGTAACCGTGGAAGCCATTGAAAAAAAAGACAGTTTTATAATAAGGACGGAAGAGGGGGAGATCAGTTGCCAGTCGCTGGTGATTGCCACGGGTGGGCCGTCCATTCCAAAAATGGGGGCAACCGGTTGGGGCTATGATGTGGCGCGGCAGTTTAAATTAAAAATTGTTGATCCGGTCCCGGCATTGGTGCCGCTGACATTCGGGGAAGCCTTTATTTTTGATTTTCGCAAATTAAGCGGCGTATCGGTTGATGTCCGGGTGCAGTGTGGCAAGGTCAGTTTTGATGAAGCGCTGCTATTTACCCATCGTGGTTTAAGCGGACCTGCCATTTTGCAAATTTCATCATACTGGCGTAGTGGACAGGATATCATCATTAATCTGGCGCCGGGCAGGGATGTTTTTGAAAGCTTAAAAGACGCAAAGCAAAAACACCCGAAGCAGGATTTATCCACCGCGTTATCAGGTTTTCTGCCAAAAAGGCTTGCAATTTATTTAACGGAACATACCGGAATTGACGGGATGCTTACCGATTTATCCCATAAAAAGCTGGAAACAGTGGCAGAACTGGTCAATAGCTGGCGCATCAGCCCGAAAGGCACGGAAGGCTTTGCCACCGCCGAAGTGACACGGGGCGGGGTTAGCACGGATGAGCTATCATCAAAAACCATGGAAGCGGCCAAAGTGTCGGGGCTTTATTTTATTGGTGAAGTGGTCGATGTGACCGGGCATTTAGGCGGATATAATTTTCAGTGGGCCTGGGCATCTGGCCACGCTGCCGGGCAATATGTATAA
- the proC gene encoding pyrroline-5-carboxylate reductase: MGKLSAITSDKPILLVGCGKMGSAMLTGWLKRKLDGAAIHIVEPNIKHVKTEFKDIADRQLHQSFEDLPRTLKPSFIILAVKPQMMDEVMDSLKASRIKGDVIVSVAAGRTIRYFEDHLGRDQAIIRSMPNTPAAIGRGITVCCANRHVGDEKREICTALLQAVGLVEWIDDENLMDAVTALSGSGPAYVFAMVEAMAAAGEAIGLDPELSRRLARETVCGSGALLDKSEERASKLRENVTSPGGTTAAALDVLMADDGIFRIMRRAMQEAKARSKELAGS; encoded by the coding sequence ATGGGGAAATTATCAGCAATTACCAGTGATAAACCGATCCTGCTGGTCGGATGTGGCAAAATGGGCAGTGCTATGCTTACGGGCTGGCTAAAGCGGAAACTTGACGGGGCAGCCATTCATATTGTTGAGCCGAATATCAAGCATGTGAAGACCGAATTCAAGGATATTGCTGATCGTCAGCTTCATCAGTCGTTTGAGGATCTTCCCCGCACATTAAAGCCTTCTTTCATTATTTTGGCGGTTAAGCCACAGATGATGGACGAAGTTATGGATTCCTTGAAGGCAAGCCGGATCAAAGGTGATGTGATTGTATCGGTCGCTGCGGGCAGGACAATCCGTTATTTTGAGGATCATCTGGGCCGTGATCAGGCGATCATTCGTTCTATGCCCAATACACCGGCCGCTATCGGACGGGGGATAACCGTTTGTTGTGCCAATCGCCATGTTGGCGATGAAAAACGGGAAATTTGTACAGCGCTGCTTCAGGCAGTCGGGCTGGTGGAATGGATTGATGATGAAAACCTTATGGATGCAGTTACCGCTTTAAGCGGCAGTGGTCCGGCCTATGTCTTTGCCATGGTGGAAGCGATGGCGGCAGCGGGGGAAGCCATCGGCCTTGACCCGGAATTAAGCCGCAGGCTGGCGCGTGAAACCGTGTGCGGGTCCGGGGCGCTCCTTGATAAGTCTGAGGAACGCGCGTCAAAACTGCGTGAAAATGTGACCAGCCCGGGCGGGACAACGGCCGCCGCCCTTGATGTGCTGATGGCGGATGACGGAATTTTCCGGATTATGCGCCGGGCGATGCAAGAAGCAAAGGCCCGTTCAAAAGAACTGGCCGGTTCATAA
- a CDS encoding YbjN domain-containing protein, whose product MLSTEELHEGQANPLDTLEVMVSQNEWPYERLGNEEIVAAVIGEWCDFHMRYIWLSDKNILQFSGQLDIKVHERKRGAVLEVMARINERLDMGHFGIWSDDETLMFRHSLIPPTIGIDVSNICDLVTRTVIAEINRYYPVFQFVIWGGKSPSEAIEAAMLETIGNA is encoded by the coding sequence ATGTTATCGACAGAAGAACTGCATGAGGGTCAGGCTAACCCGCTTGACACGCTTGAGGTTATGGTCAGTCAGAATGAATGGCCCTATGAGCGCCTGGGCAATGAGGAAATTGTTGCTGCGGTCATTGGCGAATGGTGCGATTTTCATATGCGCTATATCTGGCTATCAGATAAAAATATTCTCCAGTTTAGCGGACAACTTGATATTAAGGTTCATGAACGTAAACGAGGCGCCGTACTCGAAGTGATGGCGCGGATCAATGAACGGCTTGATATGGGGCATTTTGGCATCTGGAGCGATGATGAAACGCTGATGTTCAGACATTCCCTTATACCGCCGACCATCGGCATTGACGTCAGCAATATTTGTGATTTGGTGACGAGAACCGTGATTGCGGAAATTAACCGTTATTATCCGGTGTTTCAGTTTGTCATCTGGGGCGGAAAATCCCCCAGTGAAGCAATTGAAGCGGCGATGCTTGAAACAATTGGGAACGCATAA
- a CDS encoding accessory factor UbiK family protein — protein sequence MQSDNKLLSDLARLGQSAAGTIHGVKSEFEAKVRSHLENILKDMDLVAREEFEVVQEMAAAARAENAELAKRIETLEKEISALKKKKK from the coding sequence GTGCAATCTGACAATAAATTACTCAGTGATCTGGCCAGATTAGGGCAGAGTGCTGCCGGAACTATTCACGGTGTCAAATCGGAATTTGAAGCAAAAGTAAGATCCCATCTGGAAAATATCCTGAAAGATATGGATCTGGTAGCGCGTGAGGAATTTGAAGTGGTTCAGGAAATGGCCGCTGCTGCCCGCGCCGAAAATGCCGAACTGGCAAAACGCATCGAAACGCTTGAAAAAGAAATCAGCGCCTTAAAGAAAAAGAAGAAATAA
- the lgt gene encoding prolipoprotein diacylglyceryl transferase produces MIEYLFSATLTYPNIDPILVQFGPIAIRWYSLAYLGGLIFGWLYMSRLIRVKPAPCTQEQVSDYIFWAMMGIIFGGRLGYVLFYNLPFYLSNPGKIIAVWDGGMSFHGGFLGVCVSTILYCRKHKIPLFRFADIIACASPIGLMLGRFANFVNGELYGRVTNAPLGMVFPHGGPLPRHPSQLYEAVLEGFLLFFVLYFVFHFTKARHKPGMITGLFIIGYAMARTFVEQFREPDSQLGFLFGTHSLTMGQTLSAPMILFGLYLIFRPRTSSL; encoded by the coding sequence ATGATTGAATATTTATTTTCCGCAACGCTGACTTACCCCAATATAGACCCGATCCTTGTTCAGTTTGGCCCGATAGCGATTCGCTGGTATTCACTTGCCTATCTTGGCGGCCTGATCTTTGGCTGGCTATATATGTCACGCCTGATCCGCGTTAAACCGGCCCCCTGCACCCAGGAACAGGTCAGCGATTATATTTTCTGGGCCATGATGGGTATTATCTTCGGCGGCCGCCTCGGCTACGTGCTTTTTTATAACCTGCCCTTTTATTTATCCAACCCCGGTAAAATCATTGCTGTCTGGGACGGCGGAATGTCATTTCACGGCGGGTTTCTTGGTGTCTGTGTCAGCACCATCCTATATTGTCGCAAGCATAAAATTCCGCTCTTTCGCTTTGCCGATATCATTGCCTGCGCCTCGCCAATTGGTTTAATGCTCGGCCGTTTTGCCAATTTCGTCAATGGCGAATTATATGGCCGTGTGACCAATGCACCGCTTGGAATGGTTTTCCCTCATGGTGGCCCGCTGCCCCGCCACCCAAGCCAGCTTTATGAAGCCGTTCTGGAAGGGTTTCTACTGTTTTTTGTGCTTTATTTCGTCTTTCATTTTACCAAAGCGCGCCATAAACCGGGCATGATTACCGGTCTTTTCATTATCGGTTATGCTATGGCCCGTACTTTTGTCGAACAGTTCCGGGAACCCGACAGCCAGCTTGGATTTTTATTCGGCACCCATAGCCTGACCATGGGGCAAACCTTAAGCGCACCAATGATCCTTTTTGGTCTTTATCTTATTTTCCGGCCAAGGACGTCTTCCTTATGA
- a CDS encoding SAM-dependent methyltransferase, protein MTQPEKSALKDHLIKLIKLHGPISVSTYMSEALTNPHHGYYVKRNPFGKSGDFITAPEISQMFGEMIGLWFADLWLKMDRPFRVHLIELGPGRGTLMADLIRVLDVLPDFKKAVEIHLVEASPDLKEVQQDKLYRFPGKITWHDTVKSALDAAAVDDEATFLIANEFFDALPIRQFQKGELGWHERMVTVNEKDDGLTTMLSPFPLEDLILPEAVKDAELHSIIEVSPMADYITRLIADHISACSGAALFIDYGYTDYRTGETLQAVKDHKYTFIYDEPGWADLSAHVNFRKMADIIGQTGLKTLGPVSQGDFLNNMGIGERAALLSEKADGEKRETIMGELDRLTSPNEMGKLFKVLGIISDKKIETAGF, encoded by the coding sequence ATGACCCAGCCGGAAAAATCAGCGTTAAAAGATCATCTTATAAAACTGATAAAACTTCACGGCCCGATTTCGGTCAGCACCTATATGAGTGAAGCGCTCACCAATCCGCATCATGGCTATTATGTAAAGCGTAATCCGTTTGGAAAAAGCGGCGATTTTATCACCGCCCCTGAAATAAGCCAGATGTTCGGTGAAATGATCGGGCTCTGGTTTGCCGACCTCTGGCTGAAAATGGACCGCCCCTTCCGGGTTCATCTGATCGAACTTGGCCCCGGACGGGGCACATTGATGGCTGATCTGATCCGGGTTCTTGATGTCCTGCCCGATTTTAAAAAAGCGGTCGAAATTCATCTGGTTGAGGCCTCCCCCGACCTAAAGGAAGTTCAGCAGGATAAGCTTTACCGCTTTCCCGGTAAAATCACCTGGCATGATACGGTAAAATCCGCACTTGACGCCGCCGCCGTTGATGATGAAGCCACTTTTCTGATTGCCAATGAATTTTTCGATGCCTTGCCAATCCGCCAGTTTCAGAAAGGCGAGCTTGGCTGGCATGAGCGGATGGTGACGGTCAATGAAAAAGATGACGGCCTGACCACCATGCTTTCCCCTTTCCCGCTTGAGGATCTTATTTTACCCGAAGCCGTGAAGGACGCCGAACTCCACAGCATTATTGAAGTTTCCCCCATGGCCGATTATATCACCCGGCTGATTGCCGATCACATAAGCGCCTGTTCCGGGGCAGCGCTTTTCATTGATTATGGCTATACCGACTACCGCACCGGTGAAACACTGCAGGCGGTGAAGGATCACAAATATACATTTATTTACGACGAACCGGGCTGGGCCGATCTTTCCGCGCATGTCAATTTCCGTAAAATGGCGGATATTATCGGACAAACGGGGCTAAAAACCCTTGGCCCGGTATCCCAGGGAGATTTTCTCAATAATATGGGAATTGGCGAGCGGGCGGCCCTGCTTAGTGAAAAAGCGGATGGGGAAAAAAGAGAAACCATTATGGGCGAGCTCGACCGGCTCACGTCCCCGAATGAAATGGGAAAATTATTTAAAGTCCTGGGAATAATTTCAGATAAAAAAATTGAAACAGCGGGGTTCTGA
- the pgeF gene encoding peptidoglycan editing factor PgeF, whose amino-acid sequence MSIYKKSEKLEKIANIKHGFFGRLGGVSSGIYHSLNCGTHSGDEAQNVTKNRLIASTTLLPGAALAEIHQTHSNKVHIFNGDIRTVDADAIVTNEKNVALSIVTADCAPVLFVDQFAAVIGAAHAGWKGARNGIIQNTIEAMCELGADRHNIVAAIGPCIAQKSYEVGEDLYRQIDNDSYFIPGPRAGHYQFDLESYVFDRIWQNEVTKIDALGLDTYPHANNFFSYRRKTHLDEPDYGRQISIIVQH is encoded by the coding sequence ATGTCTATTTATAAAAAATCGGAAAAACTGGAAAAAATAGCCAATATAAAACACGGCTTTTTCGGCCGCCTTGGTGGTGTTTCATCAGGCATTTATCATTCCCTTAACTGCGGCACCCATTCCGGTGATGAGGCGCAGAATGTCACCAAAAACCGACTTATTGCCAGCACGACACTTCTTCCCGGGGCGGCACTTGCTGAAATCCATCAGACCCATAGCAACAAGGTCCATATATTTAATGGCGATATTCGCACCGTTGATGCCGATGCCATTGTCACCAATGAAAAAAATGTCGCCCTGTCCATTGTGACGGCCGATTGTGCCCCGGTGCTGTTTGTTGACCAGTTCGCCGCCGTGATCGGCGCTGCCCATGCCGGCTGGAAAGGGGCCAGAAACGGTATCATCCAAAACACGATTGAAGCAATGTGCGAACTGGGCGCGGACCGCCATAATATTGTCGCGGCCATCGGCCCCTGCATCGCCCAGAAATCATATGAAGTTGGTGAAGACCTATACAGACAAATTGATAACGACAGCTACTTTATACCCGGCCCCCGTGCGGGGCATTATCAGTTTGATCTGGAAAGCTATGTTTTTGACCGGATCTGGCAAAATGAAGTAACGAAAATTGACGCGCTGGGACTTGATACCTACCCGCACGCCAATAATTTTTTCAGCTACCGCAGGAAAACCCATCTGGACGAACCGGATTATGGCCGGCAGATTTCAATAATAGTGCAACATTAA
- a CDS encoding ribose-phosphate pyrophosphokinase yields MKLISGNSNIPLAESIATHLGMELTRANIKRFSDQEIWVEIQENVRGEDVYVIQPTSSPTNDNVMELLIVIDALKRASAKRIVAVIPYFGYARQDRKPGPRTPISAKLVANLITTAGADKVLTMDLHAGQIQGFFDIPTDNLFASPVLIEDIMQRYADREKLMIVSPDVGGVVRARAYASKMGVPLAIIDKRREKAGVSEVMNVIGEVEGYHCVFVDDIVDSAGTLCNAAGALVSHGAKSASAYVSHGVFSGPAIERINDSVLEHVVTTNSIQATDRVQACKKIIQISIAPLFAKAIRRIHEESSVSVLFE; encoded by the coding sequence ATGAAACTTATTTCCGGCAATAGTAATATTCCACTCGCCGAATCTATCGCAACCCATCTCGGCATGGAACTTACAAGAGCAAACATCAAAAGGTTTTCTGATCAGGAAATATGGGTCGAAATTCAGGAAAATGTCCGCGGCGAGGATGTCTATGTCATTCAGCCGACCTCTAGCCCCACCAACGACAATGTTATGGAACTGTTAATAGTCATTGATGCGCTGAAACGGGCATCGGCAAAACGGATTGTTGCTGTGATCCCCTATTTCGGTTATGCGCGTCAGGACCGTAAACCGGGGCCACGCACACCGATCAGCGCCAAACTGGTTGCAAATCTGATCACCACGGCCGGTGCCGATAAGGTTCTGACCATGGACCTCCACGCCGGACAGATTCAGGGCTTTTTTGATATCCCGACCGATAATCTTTTCGCTTCCCCTGTGTTGATTGAAGACATCATGCAGCGTTATGCTGACCGTGAAAAGCTGATGATTGTTTCCCCTGACGTCGGCGGTGTGGTTCGCGCCCGTGCCTATGCCAGCAAAATGGGCGTGCCACTTGCCATTATCGACAAACGCCGTGAAAAAGCCGGTGTCTCGGAAGTGATGAATGTGATCGGTGAAGTGGAAGGGTATCACTGCGTCTTTGTTGATGACATTGTGGATAGTGCCGGTACCCTTTGTAATGCGGCAGGAGCACTTGTTTCCCACGGCGCAAAATCGGCAAGTGCCTATGTTTCTCATGGCGTTTTCTCCGGCCCCGCCATTGAAAGGATCAACGATTCAGTGCTTGAACATGTGGTCACCACCAATTCAATTCAGGCAACTGACAGGGTCCAAGCCTGCAAAAAAATAATCCAGATCAGCATCGCACCCCTCTTTGCCAAAGCGATCCGCCGCATCCATGAGGAAAGCTCCGTTTCCGTCCTGTTTGAATAA
- a CDS encoding 50S ribosomal protein L25/general stress protein Ctc: protein MANTNKVIKAEVRTKAGKGSSRAIRREGRIPAVIYGAKKEVTKITVSLIDIRKLLDTGHFLSSTYDIEVEGKKQLVLPRDVQFHPVTDWPLHVDFLRLAQDATIAIHVPVHFINEDDCPGLRKGGIINVVRHDIELYCPANAIPESITIDLTGLELGDSVHISSITLPKGVEPVIDDRDFTIATIAAPSGLKSDDSDEDEDEEHSVEVEATSQKSEE, encoded by the coding sequence ATGGCTAATACTAATAAAGTAATTAAAGCTGAAGTGCGCACCAAAGCGGGTAAGGGGTCCTCTCGTGCAATACGTAGAGAAGGCAGAATTCCGGCAGTAATTTACGGCGCAAAAAAAGAAGTAACAAAAATCACCGTCAGCCTGATTGATATCAGGAAACTTCTGGATACCGGTCACTTTTTAAGTTCAACTTACGACATTGAAGTTGAAGGTAAAAAACAATTGGTTCTTCCACGTGACGTACAATTCCACCCTGTGACCGACTGGCCGCTGCATGTGGATTTCCTTCGTCTGGCACAGGATGCCACAATCGCCATCCACGTACCTGTTCACTTCATCAATGAAGACGACTGCCCTGGCCTGAGAAAAGGCGGCATCATTAACGTCGTTCGTCATGACATCGAACTTTACTGTCCTGCAAACGCCATTCCGGAATCAATTACTATTGATCTTACCGGTCTTGAATTGGGTGACAGCGTCCATATTTCATCAATCACCCTGCCTAAGGGCGTAGAACCGGTTATTGATGACCGTGACTTCACCATCGCCACCATCGCGGCACCAAGCGGTCTTAAATCAGATGATTCTGATGAGGACGAGGACGAAGAGCATAGCGTAGAAGTTGAAGCAACTTCTCAGAAATCTGAGGAATAA
- the pth gene encoding aminoacyl-tRNA hydrolase, with the protein MLLIVGLGNPGIKYENNRHNIGFMAVDEIILRHNFSEPKMKFQGALYEGTLGGEKTFILKPLTFMNQSGKSVGEIASFFKIPSEDIFVFYDELDIAPGKIKFKTGGGNAGHNGLRSLDQFINKNYHRIRLGIGHPGDKSMVTGHVLGDFSKNDEKWLDPLLDAVGRAADKLVSRDGIDFLNEIGLILKPNEDKSKKKSKDDNEKENE; encoded by the coding sequence ATGTTGCTGATCGTTGGCTTGGGAAATCCCGGCATCAAATACGAAAACAACCGGCATAATATTGGCTTTATGGCGGTGGATGAAATTATCCTCCGCCATAATTTTTCTGAGCCGAAAATGAAATTTCAGGGCGCCCTTTATGAAGGAACTCTTGGCGGGGAAAAAACATTTATCCTAAAGCCCCTCACCTTCATGAACCAGTCCGGTAAATCGGTTGGTGAAATTGCCAGTTTTTTTAAAATTCCATCAGAAGACATTTTTGTCTTTTATGATGAACTGGACATAGCACCCGGAAAAATAAAATTCAAAACCGGCGGCGGCAATGCCGGGCATAACGGTCTTCGCAGCCTTGATCAGTTTATCAATAAAAATTATCACCGTATCCGCCTTGGCATTGGCCATCCCGGCGACAAATCAATGGTGACCGGTCATGTGCTAGGGGATTTCAGCAAAAATGACGAAAAATGGCTTGATCCGCTGCTTGATGCCGTTGGCCGCGCTGCAGACAAGCTCGTTTCACGCGACGGCATTGATTTTTTAAATGAAATTGGACTGATCCTGAAACCCAATGAAGATAAATCAAAAAAGAAAAGCAAAGACGATAATGAAAAGGAAAATGAATAA
- the ychF gene encoding redox-regulated ATPase YchF, translating into MGFKCGIVGLPNVGKSTLFNALTNTAQAAAANYPFCTIEPNVGQVPVPDPRLNTLAEIAHSKQIIPTQLSFVDIAGLVRGASKGEGLGNQFLGNIREVDAIIHVLRCFENDDITHVEGKIDPIADAETVETELMLSDMESLEKRKPGLERRIRGQDKEAKAIMGMVDRCLTVLEEGKPARNVAVKDDEDQKLLDGLQLITTKPVLYVCNVNEEDTVGGNDLTRRVEEKAAAEGAVTVKICASLEEEIAQLDDPEEQKMFLADLGLGETGLGRVIRAGYDLLKLITYFTIGPKEARAWTITRNTKAPKAAGVIHTDFETGFIRAETIAYDDYVKFGGENGAKDAGKMRLEGKEYIVVDGDIMHFRFAN; encoded by the coding sequence ATGGGATTTAAGTGTGGTATTGTTGGGCTTCCCAATGTCGGTAAATCGACCCTTTTTAATGCGCTGACTAACACCGCGCAGGCCGCCGCTGCCAATTATCCATTCTGCACGATTGAGCCCAATGTCGGTCAGGTGCCGGTGCCGGATCCGCGCCTGAACACGCTTGCTGAAATTGCCCATTCGAAACAGATCATCCCGACCCAGCTTTCCTTTGTTGATATTGCCGGGCTTGTCCGCGGCGCGTCCAAGGGCGAAGGGCTCGGCAACCAGTTTCTGGGCAATATCCGTGAAGTCGACGCCATCATTCATGTACTCAGATGTTTTGAAAATGATGATATCACCCATGTTGAAGGAAAAATCGACCCGATTGCCGACGCGGAAACAGTTGAAACCGAATTGATGCTTTCCGATATGGAAAGCCTTGAAAAAAGAAAACCCGGCCTTGAGCGCCGTATCCGCGGTCAGGATAAGGAAGCAAAAGCGATCATGGGTATGGTCGACCGCTGTCTTACCGTTCTGGAAGAAGGAAAACCCGCCCGCAACGTCGCCGTCAAGGATGACGAAGACCAAAAGCTGCTGGATGGATTACAGCTGATTACAACAAAACCGGTTCTTTATGTCTGTAATGTTAATGAGGAAGATACAGTGGGCGGCAACGACTTGACCCGCCGGGTTGAGGAAAAAGCCGCAGCTGAAGGCGCCGTCACCGTTAAAATCTGCGCCTCACTGGAAGAGGAAATCGCCCAGCTTGATGACCCGGAAGAGCAGAAAATGTTTCTGGCCGATCTTGGACTTGGCGAAACCGGGCTTGGCCGGGTGATCCGTGCCGGATATGACCTGCTAAAACTGATTACTTATTTCACCATCGGCCCTAAAGAGGCCCGTGCCTGGACCATTACGCGCAATACGAAAGCGCCAAAAGCCGCCGGTGTTATCCACACCGATTTTGAAACCGGTTTTATCCGTGCTGAAACCATTGCCTACGATGATTATGTCAAATTCGGTGGCGAAAACGGCGCAAAAGACGCCGGAAAAATGCGCCTTGAAGGAAAAGAATATATCGTCGTTGACGGCGATATCATGCATTTCCGCTTTGCCAACTAG
- a CDS encoding PAS domain S-box protein, with protein MYMNGNAHKIFGYKRGEVKGKHLNILLPENAVHSHNKHVEKFKNSGKSTLSMDQRSDIRAKRKNGEIFPAMASVAKITIENEDVYIAMLRDVTRRIESDKQLIESKERLSRARKFAHLGN; from the coding sequence ATGTATATGAATGGAAATGCCCATAAAATATTCGGCTATAAAAGGGGAGAGGTTAAAGGCAAGCACCTGAATATTCTTCTGCCGGAAAATGCCGTTCACTCCCACAACAAGCATGTCGAAAAATTCAAGAATTCCGGGAAATCAACTCTGTCAATGGATCAGCGCAGTGACATACGCGCTAAAAGGAAAAATGGGGAAATATTTCCCGCAATGGCGTCCGTTGCCAAAATCACCATCGAAAATGAAGACGTCTATATCGCCATGCTGCGTGATGTAACCAGGCGAATTGAATCGGATAAGCAACTGATTGAAAGCAAGGAGCGGCTCTCCCGGGCCAGAAAATTTGCCCATCTGGGCAATTGA
- a CDS encoding PAS domain-containing protein encodes MNAFLERIHPDDRDTVEKAVIAVVEDDEPYSIIHRIICPDGTEKVVREIGEVFRTIKAMPSRMDGTCRILRKAG; translated from the coding sequence ATGAACGCCTTTCTTGAAAGAATTCATCCTGATGATCGCGACACAGTTGAAAAGGCGGTCATTGCGGTAGTGGAGGATGATGAGCCCTATTCCATTATTCACAGGATAATTTGTCCTGATGGTACAGAAAAGGTGGTACGCGAAATTGGCGAAGTCTTCAGGACGATAAAGGCAATGCCGTCCAGAATGGACGGCACCTGCAGGATATTACGGAAAGCTGGCTGA
- a CDS encoding histidine kinase dimerization/phospho-acceptor domain-containing protein: protein MPSRPIRQNTQFLAVVSHELRTPLNAIIGFSSFLLKDEIYGTTGHEKYREYAEIINGSGEHLLFPD, encoded by the coding sequence GTGCCGAGCAGGCCAATCAGGCAAAACACCCAGTTTCTGGCTGTTGTCAGTCATGAACTGCGCACCCCGCTCAATGCGATCATCGGGTTCAGTTCTTTTTTGCTGAAAGATGAAATATACGGAACCACCGGCCATGAAAAATATAGGGAATATGCTGAAATCATTAACGGCAGCGGCGAACATCTGCTTTTCCCTGATTGA
- a CDS encoding ATP-binding protein gives MKLRLFSCLSCRRIQLYLRTHEGVGLGLTIVKKLTELQNGTVSVESQKDIGTTFTVTLPITFS, from the coding sequence ATGAAATTGAGGCTATTTTCCTGCCTTTCATGCAGGCGAATTCAACTTTATCTGCGCACACATGAAGGGGTCGGGCTTGGCCTTACCATCGTCAAGAAACTAACCGAATTACAAAATGGAACCGTCAGCGTTGAAAGTCAAAAGGATATCGGCACCACTTTTACGGTGACCCTGCCAATTACATTTTCATAA